A stretch of the Leptospiraceae bacterium genome encodes the following:
- the gmd gene encoding GDP-mannose 4,6-dehydratase, translated as MKKALITGITGQDGSYLTELLLEKDYEVYGIVRRASLFNRNRIEHLRGNKNLNLIYGDMTDSSNLNRILEKVQPEEIYNLAAQSHVQVSFEVPEYTAEVDAVGTLRLLDAIKQTGVKCRFYQASTSELYGKVQEIPQTETTPFYPRSPYAVAKLYAYWAVVNYREAFGLHASNGILFNHESPRRGEGFITRKITLGLAEILSGERDVLYLGNIDAKRDWGYAPDYVEMMWMMLQQDTPDDYVVATNETHTVREFVEKSFSIGGIDIEWQGKGVEEKGVDKKTGKIRIGIDKKYFRPTEVDILIGDPKKAKDKLGWEPKVKFEELVRIMTIADCKAKGIKL; from the coding sequence ATGAAAAAAGCACTAATAACAGGAATAACAGGTCAGGATGGTTCATATTTAACAGAACTATTATTAGAAAAAGATTATGAAGTATACGGAATTGTCAGGAGAGCTTCACTTTTTAATCGTAATCGTATAGAACACCTTCGTGGAAATAAAAACTTGAATTTGATTTATGGAGATATGACTGATTCTAGTAATCTAAATCGAATATTAGAAAAAGTTCAACCTGAGGAAATTTATAATCTCGCTGCACAATCACATGTTCAGGTTTCTTTTGAAGTTCCGGAATATACAGCAGAAGTGGACGCGGTAGGAACTCTTCGTTTATTAGATGCAATTAAACAAACCGGTGTTAAGTGCCGGTTTTATCAGGCATCTACATCTGAGCTCTATGGTAAGGTTCAAGAAATTCCTCAGACAGAAACAACCCCCTTTTATCCACGTTCTCCTTATGCAGTAGCCAAGTTATATGCCTACTGGGCGGTAGTGAATTATAGGGAAGCCTTTGGTTTACATGCTTCAAATGGAATTTTGTTTAATCATGAATCTCCCAGAAGAGGGGAAGGTTTTATTACCCGAAAAATCACTCTCGGTCTCGCAGAAATTCTTTCCGGTGAAAGAGACGTATTGTATCTGGGGAATATAGATGCAAAACGAGATTGGGGTTATGCTCCTGATTATGTAGAAATGATGTGGATGATGTTACAGCAGGATACGCCTGATGACTATGTAGTGGCTACTAATGAGACACATACGGTAAGAGAATTTGTAGAAAAGTCTTTCTCCATTGGTGGAATCGATATTGAGTGGCAGGGAAAAGGTGTGGAAGAAAAAGGCGTTGATAAGAAAACGGGAAAGATTCGGATAGGGATTGATAAGAAGTATTTTCGACCTACAGAAGTGGATATTTTAATCGGAGATCCGAAAAAAGCAAAAGACAAACTTGGCTGGGAACCTAAAGTGAA